A stretch of the Chloroflexota bacterium genome encodes the following:
- a CDS encoding redox-sensing transcriptional repressor Rex translates to MISPKNGESADDIPDIAIQRLPLYLRALMQMQSQHQRITSSQEMASHLHISSAQIRKDLSYFGEFGKQGTGYEIPYLIDQLKDILHLNAAWGMALVGAGDLGRALVRYNGFRPRGFYVAAIFDSDPAKIGNQVGDVVIHDVRQITSVVSEMGLRIGVVAVPPAAAQRVAEALVKGGVVALLNYAPITLNLPDTVRVHYIDPVAGLQSMTYYLPVQD, encoded by the coding sequence ATGATCTCCCCGAAGAACGGCGAATCGGCCGACGATATTCCGGACATCGCCATTCAGCGGTTGCCGCTCTATCTGCGGGCGCTGATGCAGATGCAGTCACAGCACCAGCGCATCACATCGTCACAGGAGATGGCGTCGCACCTGCACATCAGCTCGGCGCAGATCCGCAAAGACTTGTCGTACTTCGGTGAGTTCGGCAAGCAGGGCACCGGCTACGAAATCCCGTACCTGATCGACCAACTCAAGGATATCCTGCATCTCAATGCGGCCTGGGGCATGGCCCTCGTTGGCGCGGGCGACCTGGGTCGCGCGCTGGTGCGCTACAACGGCTTCCGTCCGCGCGGCTTCTATGTGGCCGCGATCTTCGACAGCGACCCGGCCAAGATCGGCAACCAGGTGGGCGATGTCGTGATCCACGATGTGCGCCAGATTACGAGTGTCGTGTCGGAGATGGGCTTGCGCATCGGCGTCGTGGCGGTGCCCCCGGCGGCGGCGCAGCGCGTGGCCGAGGCGCTGGTGAAAGGCGGCGTCGTCGCGCTGCTCAACTACGCGCCGATCACGCTCAACCTGCCGGACACCGTGCGGGTACACTACATTGACCCGGTGGCCGGCCTGCAAAGCATGACCTATTACCTGCCAGTTCAAGATTGA